In the Sus scrofa isolate TJ Tabasco breed Duroc chromosome 6, Sscrofa11.1, whole genome shotgun sequence genome, one interval contains:
- the NDRG4 gene encoding protein NDRG4 isoform X6 — protein sequence MPECWDGEHDIETPYGLLHVVIRGSPKGNRPAILTYHDVGLNHKLCFNTFFNFEDMQEITKHFVVCHVDAPGQQVGASQFPQGYQFPSMEQLAAMLPSVVQHFGFKYIIGIGVGAGAYVLAKFALIFPDLVEGLVLMNIDPNGKGWIDWAATKLSGLTSTLPDTVLSHLFSQEELVSNTELVQSYRQQIGNVVNQANLQLFWNMYNSRRDLDINRPGTVPNAKTLRCPVMLVVGDNAPAEDGVVECNSKLDPTTTTFLKMADSGGLPQVTQPGKLTEAFKYFLQGMGYIAYLKDRRLSGGAVPSASMTRLARSRTASLTSASSVDGSRPQACTHSESSEGLGQVNHTMEVSC from the exons ATGCCGGAGTGCTGGGATGGG GAACACGACATCGAGACGCCTTACGGCCTCCTGCACGTGGTGATCCGGGGCTCCCCCAAGGGGAACCGCCCAGCCATCCTCACCTACCATGACGTGGGTCTCAACC ACAAGCTGTGCTTCAATACCTTCTTCAACTTTGAGGACATGCAGGAGATCACCAAGCACTTTGTGGTGTGCCACGTGGATGCCCCCGGCCAGCAGGTGGGGGCGTCACAATTTCCTCAGGG GTACCAGTTCCCCTCCATGGAGCAGCTGGCTGCCATGCTCCCCAGCGTGGTGCAGCACTTCGG GTTCAAGTACATAATTGGCATCGGAGTGGGAGCTGGAGCCTACGTGCTGGCCAAGTTTGCG CTCATCTTCCCCGACCTGGTGGAGGGGCTGGTGCTGATGAACATCGACCCCAACGGCAAAGGCTGGATCGACTGGGCGGCCACCAAG CTCTCCGGCCTGACCAGCACGTTGCCAGACACGGTGCTCTCCCACCTCTTCAGCCAG GAGGAGCTGGTGAGCAACACAGAGCTGGTGCAGAGCTACCGGCAGCAGATCGGGAACGTGGTGAACCAGGCCAACCTGCAGCTCTTCTGGAACATGTACAACAG CCGCAGAGACCTGGACATTAACCGGCCTGGAACAGTGCCCAATGCCAAGACGCTCCG CTGCCCTGTGATGTTGGTGGTCGGGGATAATGCACCTGCCGAGGATGGGGTG GTCGAGTGCAACTCCAAACTGGATCCAACCACCACGACCTTCCTGAAG ATGGCAGATTCCGGGGGCCTCCCCCAGGTCACACAG CCCGGGAAGCTGACTGAAGCCTTCAAATACTTCCTGCAAGGCATGGGCTACA TTGCATACTTGAAGGACCGAAGGCTGAGTGGAGGAGCAG TGCCCTCGGCCAGCATGACCCGTCTTGCCCGCTCTCGCACAGCATCCCTCACCAGTGCCAGCTCGGTGGATGGCAGCCGCCCGCAGGCCTGCACCCACTCGGAGAGCAGTGAGGGGCTGGGCCAGGTCAACCACACCATGGAGGTGTCCTGCTGA
- the NDRG4 gene encoding protein NDRG4 isoform X4 has translation MAGLQELRFPEEKPLLRGQDAAELENSDTFLLAVDTDWKEHDIETPYGLLHVVIRGSPKGNRPAILTYHDVGLNHKLCFNTFFNFEDMQEITKHFVVCHVDAPGQQVGASQFPQGYQFPSMEQLAAMLPSVVQHFGFKYIIGIGVGAGAYVLAKFALIFPDLVEGLVLMNIDPNGKGWIDWAATKLSGLTSTLPDTVLSHLFSQEELVSNTELVQSYRQQIGNVVNQANLQLFWNMYNSRRDLDINRPGTVPNAKTLRCPVMLVVGDNAPAEDGVVECNSKLDPTTTTFLKMADSGGLPQVTQPGKLTEAFKYFLQGMGYMPSASMTRLARSRTASLTSASSVDGSRPQACTHSESSEGLGQVNHTMEVSC, from the exons ATGGCAGGGCTGCAGGAGCTGCGATTCCCCGAGGAGAAACCACTGCTCCGGGGCCAGGACGCCGCCGAGCTG gaGAACTCCGACACCTTCCTCTTGGCTGTGGACACAGACTGGAAG GAACACGACATCGAGACGCCTTACGGCCTCCTGCACGTGGTGATCCGGGGCTCCCCCAAGGGGAACCGCCCAGCCATCCTCACCTACCATGACGTGGGTCTCAACC ACAAGCTGTGCTTCAATACCTTCTTCAACTTTGAGGACATGCAGGAGATCACCAAGCACTTTGTGGTGTGCCACGTGGATGCCCCCGGCCAGCAGGTGGGGGCGTCACAATTTCCTCAGGG GTACCAGTTCCCCTCCATGGAGCAGCTGGCTGCCATGCTCCCCAGCGTGGTGCAGCACTTCGG GTTCAAGTACATAATTGGCATCGGAGTGGGAGCTGGAGCCTACGTGCTGGCCAAGTTTGCG CTCATCTTCCCCGACCTGGTGGAGGGGCTGGTGCTGATGAACATCGACCCCAACGGCAAAGGCTGGATCGACTGGGCGGCCACCAAG CTCTCCGGCCTGACCAGCACGTTGCCAGACACGGTGCTCTCCCACCTCTTCAGCCAG GAGGAGCTGGTGAGCAACACAGAGCTGGTGCAGAGCTACCGGCAGCAGATCGGGAACGTGGTGAACCAGGCCAACCTGCAGCTCTTCTGGAACATGTACAACAG CCGCAGAGACCTGGACATTAACCGGCCTGGAACAGTGCCCAATGCCAAGACGCTCCG CTGCCCTGTGATGTTGGTGGTCGGGGATAATGCACCTGCCGAGGATGGGGTG GTCGAGTGCAACTCCAAACTGGATCCAACCACCACGACCTTCCTGAAG ATGGCAGATTCCGGGGGCCTCCCCCAGGTCACACAG CCCGGGAAGCTGACTGAAGCCTTCAAATACTTCCTGCAAGGCATGGGCTACA TGCCCTCGGCCAGCATGACCCGTCTTGCCCGCTCTCGCACAGCATCCCTCACCAGTGCCAGCTCGGTGGATGGCAGCCGCCCGCAGGCCTGCACCCACTCGGAGAGCAGTGAGGGGCTGGGCCAGGTCAACCACACCATGGAGGTGTCCTGCTGA
- the NDRG4 gene encoding protein NDRG4 isoform X3 has translation MAGLQELRFPEEKPLLRGQDAAELENSDTFLLAVDTDWKEHDIETPYGLLHVVIRGSPKGNRPAILTYHDVGLNHKLCFNTFFNFEDMQEITKHFVVCHVDAPGQQVGASQFPQGYQFPSMEQLAAMLPSVVQHFGFKYIIGIGVGAGAYVLAKFALIFPDLVEGLVLMNIDPNGKGWIDWAATKLSGLTSTLPDTVLSHLFSQEELVSNTELVQSYRQQIGNVVNQANLQLFWNMYNSRRDLDINRPGTVPNAKTLRCPVMLVVGDNAPAEDGVVECNSKLDPTTTTFLKMADSGGLPQVTQPGKLTEAFKYFLQGMGYIAYLKDRRLSGGAVPSASMTRLARSRTASLTSASSVDGSRPQACTHSESSEGLGQVNHTMEVSC, from the exons ATGGCAGGGCTGCAGGAGCTGCGATTCCCCGAGGAGAAACCACTGCTCCGGGGCCAGGACGCCGCCGAGCTG gaGAACTCCGACACCTTCCTCTTGGCTGTGGACACAGACTGGAAG GAACACGACATCGAGACGCCTTACGGCCTCCTGCACGTGGTGATCCGGGGCTCCCCCAAGGGGAACCGCCCAGCCATCCTCACCTACCATGACGTGGGTCTCAACC ACAAGCTGTGCTTCAATACCTTCTTCAACTTTGAGGACATGCAGGAGATCACCAAGCACTTTGTGGTGTGCCACGTGGATGCCCCCGGCCAGCAGGTGGGGGCGTCACAATTTCCTCAGGG GTACCAGTTCCCCTCCATGGAGCAGCTGGCTGCCATGCTCCCCAGCGTGGTGCAGCACTTCGG GTTCAAGTACATAATTGGCATCGGAGTGGGAGCTGGAGCCTACGTGCTGGCCAAGTTTGCG CTCATCTTCCCCGACCTGGTGGAGGGGCTGGTGCTGATGAACATCGACCCCAACGGCAAAGGCTGGATCGACTGGGCGGCCACCAAG CTCTCCGGCCTGACCAGCACGTTGCCAGACACGGTGCTCTCCCACCTCTTCAGCCAG GAGGAGCTGGTGAGCAACACAGAGCTGGTGCAGAGCTACCGGCAGCAGATCGGGAACGTGGTGAACCAGGCCAACCTGCAGCTCTTCTGGAACATGTACAACAG CCGCAGAGACCTGGACATTAACCGGCCTGGAACAGTGCCCAATGCCAAGACGCTCCG CTGCCCTGTGATGTTGGTGGTCGGGGATAATGCACCTGCCGAGGATGGGGTG GTCGAGTGCAACTCCAAACTGGATCCAACCACCACGACCTTCCTGAAG ATGGCAGATTCCGGGGGCCTCCCCCAGGTCACACAG CCCGGGAAGCTGACTGAAGCCTTCAAATACTTCCTGCAAGGCATGGGCTACA TTGCATACTTGAAGGACCGAAGGCTGAGTGGAGGAGCAG TGCCCTCGGCCAGCATGACCCGTCTTGCCCGCTCTCGCACAGCATCCCTCACCAGTGCCAGCTCGGTGGATGGCAGCCGCCCGCAGGCCTGCACCCACTCGGAGAGCAGTGAGGGGCTGGGCCAGGTCAACCACACCATGGAGGTGTCCTGCTGA
- the NDRG4 gene encoding protein NDRG4 isoform X7, with product MPECWDGEHDIETPYGLLHVVIRGSPKGNRPAILTYHDVGLNHKLCFNTFFNFEDMQEITKHFVVCHVDAPGQQVGASQFPQGYQFPSMEQLAAMLPSVVQHFGFKYIIGIGVGAGAYVLAKFALIFPDLVEGLVLMNIDPNGKGWIDWAATKLSGLTSTLPDTVLSHLFSQEELVSNTELVQSYRQQIGNVVNQANLQLFWNMYNSRRDLDINRPGTVPNAKTLRCPVMLVVGDNAPAEDGVVECNSKLDPTTTTFLKMADSGGLPQVTQPGKLTEAFKYFLQGMGYMPSASMTRLARSRTASLTSASSVDGSRPQACTHSESSEGLGQVNHTMEVSC from the exons ATGCCGGAGTGCTGGGATGGG GAACACGACATCGAGACGCCTTACGGCCTCCTGCACGTGGTGATCCGGGGCTCCCCCAAGGGGAACCGCCCAGCCATCCTCACCTACCATGACGTGGGTCTCAACC ACAAGCTGTGCTTCAATACCTTCTTCAACTTTGAGGACATGCAGGAGATCACCAAGCACTTTGTGGTGTGCCACGTGGATGCCCCCGGCCAGCAGGTGGGGGCGTCACAATTTCCTCAGGG GTACCAGTTCCCCTCCATGGAGCAGCTGGCTGCCATGCTCCCCAGCGTGGTGCAGCACTTCGG GTTCAAGTACATAATTGGCATCGGAGTGGGAGCTGGAGCCTACGTGCTGGCCAAGTTTGCG CTCATCTTCCCCGACCTGGTGGAGGGGCTGGTGCTGATGAACATCGACCCCAACGGCAAAGGCTGGATCGACTGGGCGGCCACCAAG CTCTCCGGCCTGACCAGCACGTTGCCAGACACGGTGCTCTCCCACCTCTTCAGCCAG GAGGAGCTGGTGAGCAACACAGAGCTGGTGCAGAGCTACCGGCAGCAGATCGGGAACGTGGTGAACCAGGCCAACCTGCAGCTCTTCTGGAACATGTACAACAG CCGCAGAGACCTGGACATTAACCGGCCTGGAACAGTGCCCAATGCCAAGACGCTCCG CTGCCCTGTGATGTTGGTGGTCGGGGATAATGCACCTGCCGAGGATGGGGTG GTCGAGTGCAACTCCAAACTGGATCCAACCACCACGACCTTCCTGAAG ATGGCAGATTCCGGGGGCCTCCCCCAGGTCACACAG CCCGGGAAGCTGACTGAAGCCTTCAAATACTTCCTGCAAGGCATGGGCTACA TGCCCTCGGCCAGCATGACCCGTCTTGCCCGCTCTCGCACAGCATCCCTCACCAGTGCCAGCTCGGTGGATGGCAGCCGCCCGCAGGCCTGCACCCACTCGGAGAGCAGTGAGGGGCTGGGCCAGGTCAACCACACCATGGAGGTGTCCTGCTGA
- the NDRG4 gene encoding protein NDRG4 isoform X1 has translation MKVLGHKIELLTGLLLHDVTMAGLQELRFPEEKPLLRGQDAAELENSDTFLLAVDTDWKEHDIETPYGLLHVVIRGSPKGNRPAILTYHDVGLNHKLCFNTFFNFEDMQEITKHFVVCHVDAPGQQVGASQFPQGYQFPSMEQLAAMLPSVVQHFGFKYIIGIGVGAGAYVLAKFALIFPDLVEGLVLMNIDPNGKGWIDWAATKLSGLTSTLPDTVLSHLFSQEELVSNTELVQSYRQQIGNVVNQANLQLFWNMYNSRRDLDINRPGTVPNAKTLRCPVMLVVGDNAPAEDGVVECNSKLDPTTTTFLKMADSGGLPQVTQPGKLTEAFKYFLQGMGYIAYLKDRRLSGGAVPSASMTRLARSRTASLTSASSVDGSRPQACTHSESSEGLGQVNHTMEVSC, from the exons GGCTCCTGCTCCACGACGTGACCATGGCAGGGCTGCAGGAGCTGCGATTCCCCGAGGAGAAACCACTGCTCCGGGGCCAGGACGCCGCCGAGCTG gaGAACTCCGACACCTTCCTCTTGGCTGTGGACACAGACTGGAAG GAACACGACATCGAGACGCCTTACGGCCTCCTGCACGTGGTGATCCGGGGCTCCCCCAAGGGGAACCGCCCAGCCATCCTCACCTACCATGACGTGGGTCTCAACC ACAAGCTGTGCTTCAATACCTTCTTCAACTTTGAGGACATGCAGGAGATCACCAAGCACTTTGTGGTGTGCCACGTGGATGCCCCCGGCCAGCAGGTGGGGGCGTCACAATTTCCTCAGGG GTACCAGTTCCCCTCCATGGAGCAGCTGGCTGCCATGCTCCCCAGCGTGGTGCAGCACTTCGG GTTCAAGTACATAATTGGCATCGGAGTGGGAGCTGGAGCCTACGTGCTGGCCAAGTTTGCG CTCATCTTCCCCGACCTGGTGGAGGGGCTGGTGCTGATGAACATCGACCCCAACGGCAAAGGCTGGATCGACTGGGCGGCCACCAAG CTCTCCGGCCTGACCAGCACGTTGCCAGACACGGTGCTCTCCCACCTCTTCAGCCAG GAGGAGCTGGTGAGCAACACAGAGCTGGTGCAGAGCTACCGGCAGCAGATCGGGAACGTGGTGAACCAGGCCAACCTGCAGCTCTTCTGGAACATGTACAACAG CCGCAGAGACCTGGACATTAACCGGCCTGGAACAGTGCCCAATGCCAAGACGCTCCG CTGCCCTGTGATGTTGGTGGTCGGGGATAATGCACCTGCCGAGGATGGGGTG GTCGAGTGCAACTCCAAACTGGATCCAACCACCACGACCTTCCTGAAG ATGGCAGATTCCGGGGGCCTCCCCCAGGTCACACAG CCCGGGAAGCTGACTGAAGCCTTCAAATACTTCCTGCAAGGCATGGGCTACA TTGCATACTTGAAGGACCGAAGGCTGAGTGGAGGAGCAG TGCCCTCGGCCAGCATGACCCGTCTTGCCCGCTCTCGCACAGCATCCCTCACCAGTGCCAGCTCGGTGGATGGCAGCCGCCCGCAGGCCTGCACCCACTCGGAGAGCAGTGAGGGGCTGGGCCAGGTCAACCACACCATGGAGGTGTCCTGCTGA
- the NDRG4 gene encoding protein NDRG4 isoform X5 translates to MAGLQELRFPEEKPLLRGQDAAELENSDTFLLAVDTDWKEHDIETPYGLLHVVIRGSPKGNRPAILTYHDVGLNHKLCFNTFFNFEDMQEITKHFVVCHVDAPGQQVGASQFPQGYQFPSMEQLAAMLPSVVQHFGFKYIIGIGVGAGAYVLAKFALIFPDLVEGLVLMNIDPNGKGWIDWAATKLSGLTSTLPDTVLSHLFSQEELVSNTELVQSYRQQIGNVVNQANLQLFWNMYNSRRDLDINRPGTVPNAKTLRCPVMLVVGDNAPAEDGVVECNSKLDPTTTTFLKMADSGGLPQVTQPGKLTEAFKYFLQGMGYTLASPDRLFTRLLSPPPRPRLCLLS, encoded by the exons ATGGCAGGGCTGCAGGAGCTGCGATTCCCCGAGGAGAAACCACTGCTCCGGGGCCAGGACGCCGCCGAGCTG gaGAACTCCGACACCTTCCTCTTGGCTGTGGACACAGACTGGAAG GAACACGACATCGAGACGCCTTACGGCCTCCTGCACGTGGTGATCCGGGGCTCCCCCAAGGGGAACCGCCCAGCCATCCTCACCTACCATGACGTGGGTCTCAACC ACAAGCTGTGCTTCAATACCTTCTTCAACTTTGAGGACATGCAGGAGATCACCAAGCACTTTGTGGTGTGCCACGTGGATGCCCCCGGCCAGCAGGTGGGGGCGTCACAATTTCCTCAGGG GTACCAGTTCCCCTCCATGGAGCAGCTGGCTGCCATGCTCCCCAGCGTGGTGCAGCACTTCGG GTTCAAGTACATAATTGGCATCGGAGTGGGAGCTGGAGCCTACGTGCTGGCCAAGTTTGCG CTCATCTTCCCCGACCTGGTGGAGGGGCTGGTGCTGATGAACATCGACCCCAACGGCAAAGGCTGGATCGACTGGGCGGCCACCAAG CTCTCCGGCCTGACCAGCACGTTGCCAGACACGGTGCTCTCCCACCTCTTCAGCCAG GAGGAGCTGGTGAGCAACACAGAGCTGGTGCAGAGCTACCGGCAGCAGATCGGGAACGTGGTGAACCAGGCCAACCTGCAGCTCTTCTGGAACATGTACAACAG CCGCAGAGACCTGGACATTAACCGGCCTGGAACAGTGCCCAATGCCAAGACGCTCCG CTGCCCTGTGATGTTGGTGGTCGGGGATAATGCACCTGCCGAGGATGGGGTG GTCGAGTGCAACTCCAAACTGGATCCAACCACCACGACCTTCCTGAAG ATGGCAGATTCCGGGGGCCTCCCCCAGGTCACACAG CCCGGGAAGCTGACTGAAGCCTTCAAATACTTCCTGCAAGGCATGGGCTACA ccctggcctcaccgGACCGCCTCTTCACCCGTcttctgtctcccccaccccgcccccggctctgtcttctctcttaG
- the NDRG4 gene encoding protein NDRG4 isoform X2 — MKVLGHKIELLTGLLLHDVTMAGLQELRFPEEKPLLRGQDAAELENSDTFLLAVDTDWKEHDIETPYGLLHVVIRGSPKGNRPAILTYHDVGLNHKLCFNTFFNFEDMQEITKHFVVCHVDAPGQQVGASQFPQGYQFPSMEQLAAMLPSVVQHFGFKYIIGIGVGAGAYVLAKFALIFPDLVEGLVLMNIDPNGKGWIDWAATKLSGLTSTLPDTVLSHLFSQEELVSNTELVQSYRQQIGNVVNQANLQLFWNMYNSRRDLDINRPGTVPNAKTLRCPVMLVVGDNAPAEDGVVECNSKLDPTTTTFLKMADSGGLPQVTQPGKLTEAFKYFLQGMGYMPSASMTRLARSRTASLTSASSVDGSRPQACTHSESSEGLGQVNHTMEVSC; from the exons GGCTCCTGCTCCACGACGTGACCATGGCAGGGCTGCAGGAGCTGCGATTCCCCGAGGAGAAACCACTGCTCCGGGGCCAGGACGCCGCCGAGCTG gaGAACTCCGACACCTTCCTCTTGGCTGTGGACACAGACTGGAAG GAACACGACATCGAGACGCCTTACGGCCTCCTGCACGTGGTGATCCGGGGCTCCCCCAAGGGGAACCGCCCAGCCATCCTCACCTACCATGACGTGGGTCTCAACC ACAAGCTGTGCTTCAATACCTTCTTCAACTTTGAGGACATGCAGGAGATCACCAAGCACTTTGTGGTGTGCCACGTGGATGCCCCCGGCCAGCAGGTGGGGGCGTCACAATTTCCTCAGGG GTACCAGTTCCCCTCCATGGAGCAGCTGGCTGCCATGCTCCCCAGCGTGGTGCAGCACTTCGG GTTCAAGTACATAATTGGCATCGGAGTGGGAGCTGGAGCCTACGTGCTGGCCAAGTTTGCG CTCATCTTCCCCGACCTGGTGGAGGGGCTGGTGCTGATGAACATCGACCCCAACGGCAAAGGCTGGATCGACTGGGCGGCCACCAAG CTCTCCGGCCTGACCAGCACGTTGCCAGACACGGTGCTCTCCCACCTCTTCAGCCAG GAGGAGCTGGTGAGCAACACAGAGCTGGTGCAGAGCTACCGGCAGCAGATCGGGAACGTGGTGAACCAGGCCAACCTGCAGCTCTTCTGGAACATGTACAACAG CCGCAGAGACCTGGACATTAACCGGCCTGGAACAGTGCCCAATGCCAAGACGCTCCG CTGCCCTGTGATGTTGGTGGTCGGGGATAATGCACCTGCCGAGGATGGGGTG GTCGAGTGCAACTCCAAACTGGATCCAACCACCACGACCTTCCTGAAG ATGGCAGATTCCGGGGGCCTCCCCCAGGTCACACAG CCCGGGAAGCTGACTGAAGCCTTCAAATACTTCCTGCAAGGCATGGGCTACA TGCCCTCGGCCAGCATGACCCGTCTTGCCCGCTCTCGCACAGCATCCCTCACCAGTGCCAGCTCGGTGGATGGCAGCCGCCCGCAGGCCTGCACCCACTCGGAGAGCAGTGAGGGGCTGGGCCAGGTCAACCACACCATGGAGGTGTCCTGCTGA